From the Salinigranum rubrum genome, the window GGGTTCCCCGAACAACGAACTGACCTCCCCGTGGTCGCCATCGGACTCGTTGTCCGTCTCGGGTTGGGTGGTCGACGCCGACCCGTCCTCGGTCGTCGCGTGGCTGATGAACGCAGATTGGGTCGGGTCGCTCCCCGTATCTTCATCTTCCGACGAGACCACCGTGCCGGCTCCTGAACTTCCCCAGCCAGTCTCCTCCGGAGCAGGGCTCGATTCAGCCGTCGTTGTCAGTCCGTGCTGGGCCGCTGTGCGCTCGACCATCCGTGGCCGGGTCACGGACTCGAAATGGTCTACCTGCGGCTCTGTGAGCGGCTGGTCGCTTTCTGGATGCCCCGGTGCAATCGGGAGCGGCTTGAGCGAAAACGGCGGCGGCCCAGTCTCCCCGAACGACGGGCTCGGGAGCTGGGCGATCCACTCGCCGCTCGGAAGCGTGTTGATCCGGTTGCGGAGTTCGGTCGGGCTGAGGTCCTCGTGGGCGAGCGACTCCGCGAGATCGCGTTCAATCGAGATGTTGCCGATGAGCTTCGTCTTGATATTGTTCAGCACCTCGTCGTAGGCGCGTTCGTTCCGATTCCGCACCTGCCCGGGGAACTGCATCACGAGCCCCATACTCAGGCCGAACGACCGGCCCTGCGGCAGTAGCTGCTCGGAGACGAGCTTCGTCGACGCGACCGGCGCCGCCTCCTCGATGATGAGGTTGGTGAGCTTCTCGTAATCCGTCTGACCGTCGCGTCGGCGTACCTGGACGGCGTCCCAGAGGTTGCTCAGCAGCAGAAGCGTGATCGCTCGCTGTGCCTCCGGGCGGAGATCGCCGAGGTCGAAGATGATGGTTGCGTCTTCATCGAGGAACTCGCGGAAGTCGAAGCGGTTGTCGATGTACTCGCCGGCGTCGTTCTGCTTGGGGACGTGGCTGAAGATCCGCCGGAGATGCGCGTCTTCTTTGAGCTTGTCGAGGCGGTTCCCAACAGCGTCCATCGACACCTGGAACTGGTGGTTATCCTTCGCGAAGTGGCGGGTCAGCGATTCCTCGATGTTCTGGTTGTCCGCTGAGACCGGGGGAATCGTCTGGTCGCGCTGCATCCGGATGGCGGCGGCAAAGAGGTCATCCAGCCCGAATACTTCGCTCCCGTACTCATCGTCGAAGAGTGCCTTGATCAGGTAGCTGAGGATTTCGTTCGCGACGAACGCTTGGCCGTACCGCTCGCGGCCCATGATCATCCGGAGAATGTCGTGAAAGTGGTCGACCTTGTCCTGAATCGCGTCCTCCCGGTTGCGGCCCGCTTCGAGCGCTGGGCGAATGTCGAAGAACGAGAACGCGGGGATCGTCTCCGGGACGCGGAAGTGGTAGACGTCGTCGAGGCCCCCGAATCGCTCGTAGTGGCAGCGCAGGTAGTTCTCACACATACCGTCACCCTTCGGATCGACGAGGACGACGGGGCCACGGGTTGTCTCCCGAAGCGAGAGGGCGTCGTTGATAATGGCCTTCGACTTCCCACCGCCAGTCGACGCGAACCGCCCGTAATGCGTGGGCAACAGGTCTGGCGGGATTTGGATCGGATCCGGTCTCGGCTCCCCGTTATCGTCGAGGGCATACCCGATCTCCATCCCGTCCTGGAACTGCTGGATCAGGTCGGGATTCGGCCACGGTAGCGGATTGCGGCTCTGCTGCTCGGCCCTGGTCCCCCGTGCCCCTTCGACCGTCAACTGTTCGGAGGAGGGGACGAGGATGAAGTTCCCGAGCTCCGTCCCACAGAGGACCAGCTCGGGACGGGTCTTCCCTCGCCCCGTTGTCAATTCGCGATTGAGTAGGCGCTGAAGTGCGGCCCGTGCCTTCTTCTCCTTAGTTTTCTCACGGAAACCGCTGTCCCGGAAGCGTTGCCCCTTGACCTCGTAGAACGGCCCATCAAGCGGGTCGAACACGGGGAGGAGCGAGTCCATTCGGGCATCGAGGTCGTCACGAATATCGTCGGTGGGGACGCCGACGGCCCGGATGTTGACCGTGAACGACCGTTTGGCGTTCTTTGCGTCGATGGACTCGATGCGCTTCTCGACAGATTCGCTGAGCTGTCGTTCGTCCTGATCGCTCCGCTGGTCCTCGACTTCGAGTAACGACCCGACGACCTCCTGGAAGAACGTGTCTCGGCCGTCGATGAGGTCTTCTTTCCGCACCTCCGCGTCGGACTGCCAGCTAGCTCGCCGTTGGAAGACGACCTGAAACGCGGTCGGCGCTGTCGCCTCCATCAGGTGGTCGATCAGGGATGCTAGCGCTGCCCCCGGTTGGTCCATGGACGAGAGGTCGCCGTTCGTTTCCTCCGCTGTGAACGGCGTCAGCGAGGTCATCCAGTCCTGCTTCCGTGCTGCGGAGCCACACCACCGGACACCGAGCGGCGAGACGTCCTCGGGTGCTGGCCGCGTCAGAATCGTCCCGCCAGGGGTCATCGTCGGCTTCTCGATGGTGTCCGGAGAGTCGTCCGTATCGAGTGCCGCTGGCGGAGCTAGTTCGAGGGCTGTCTCACCGATGACAACGTGGTGGTCGGGGACCGAACCCACAGCAACACCACCGTCTGTCGCCGACCCCACAGCTGTCGATTCTGCTTGCTCCCCGTCTTCCTCGACGATTTTGTACCGCTCGTCAGCCCCAAACTCGTACTGAAGCTGCCCGTTCTCGTAGTGGCTGACAAACTGCTCAGGCGTCAACTCGACGTGCTGAATGAGGCGTGCGGCGACGTCGATGTCGACGCGTTCGATGTTGAACGTAGCCGGGTAAATCGAGCGAAGCCGCTTCTCGAGTGTGTCGAGATGGGCATCGGCCCCGTAGAAGAACTCCACTGGATCGTCCGGGCCATCACTTATTGCGAGGAACTCGAATCGGGGTGGTGTCTCACTGTGGAGGGGGTTCAGCTTCGCCCCCAGCCCCGACGATCCGGGCGTGGTTAATTTGTGGAGACTGTTGAGGACTCGAGGGATACTCTCCGGATTGAGTTGCTCGGACGTCGGCCGTACGCGCAGGTATTCAGCCATCGTCATTCCCCTCCGTGGAACCGCCGTCGGGTTCCGCAGCGACGACATCTGATCCGCTGT encodes:
- a CDS encoding ATP-binding protein, which produces MAEYLRVRPTSEQLNPESIPRVLNSLHKLTTPGSSGLGAKLNPLHSETPPRFEFLAISDGPDDPVEFFYGADAHLDTLEKRLRSIYPATFNIERVDIDVAARLIQHVELTPEQFVSHYENGQLQYEFGADERYKIVEEDGEQAESTAVGSATDGGVAVGSVPDHHVVIGETALELAPPAALDTDDSPDTIEKPTMTPGGTILTRPAPEDVSPLGVRWCGSAARKQDWMTSLTPFTAEETNGDLSSMDQPGAALASLIDHLMEATAPTAFQVVFQRRASWQSDAEVRKEDLIDGRDTFFQEVVGSLLEVEDQRSDQDERQLSESVEKRIESIDAKNAKRSFTVNIRAVGVPTDDIRDDLDARMDSLLPVFDPLDGPFYEVKGQRFRDSGFREKTKEKKARAALQRLLNRELTTGRGKTRPELVLCGTELGNFILVPSSEQLTVEGARGTRAEQQSRNPLPWPNPDLIQQFQDGMEIGYALDDNGEPRPDPIQIPPDLLPTHYGRFASTGGGKSKAIINDALSLRETTRGPVVLVDPKGDGMCENYLRCHYERFGGLDDVYHFRVPETIPAFSFFDIRPALEAGRNREDAIQDKVDHFHDILRMIMGRERYGQAFVANEILSYLIKALFDDEYGSEVFGLDDLFAAAIRMQRDQTIPPVSADNQNIEESLTRHFAKDNHQFQVSMDAVGNRLDKLKEDAHLRRIFSHVPKQNDAGEYIDNRFDFREFLDEDATIIFDLGDLRPEAQRAITLLLLSNLWDAVQVRRRDGQTDYEKLTNLIIEEAAPVASTKLVSEQLLPQGRSFGLSMGLVMQFPGQVRNRNERAYDEVLNNIKTKLIGNISIERDLAESLAHEDLSPTELRNRINTLPSGEWIAQLPSPSFGETGPPPFSLKPLPIAPGHPESDQPLTEPQVDHFESVTRPRMVERTAAQHGLTTTAESSPAPEETGWGSSGAGTVVSSEDEDTGSDPTQSAFISHATTEDGSASTTQPETDNESDGDHGEVSSLFGEPIDSDEDPAGDQPEQPANGSTPVQDSGVPVPDDELRERGLSRDDVRFLGRVLDVMNREDDEYTLLKSMRQLRNDYDDLHVERLTDQDLLEEGSAAGRKSYTVLPAGRDLLGRELHTGPGKGDLGEKTPHKVGIRLLELWIQQQDDVVRVEPYYEYDDGTVLDVAGFDDEGDLVWAGEAELASNNRHAPVKDYDKLSAVDGDAVWAFNTRETAIDVLDALADADRIDERVSGRSARSFANIRDAVDELDADGLSTVRGFKNLKEELNE